The DNA sequence TAAATATTGTCGGCTATAGAACACGCAATATAATTCGACAGGTTCACCTTGGTGTCgtaaaatacttgacatagTAGTGTACcaaagccactgtagtcgccaaaCACGCCTGGTACGTCTTACCtacactgtcaagtattttatcCCCCCCAGGTGTGTCTCTCCGATGGTAGTGCAGTGGAGTGGGGATCGTCACGGCATGCAGGCCGGCAGGCGGTGCTATGGCTAAGATTGAACGGGCATGTGGCACGGACTAGGCGCAACGTCACTGTCGCTGCCGCGAGAGCCTGGAGCTTACCATATCCAAGGTGAGATCGCGCAACATTACCTTCACGTGCTGGTATTTGTCCTGCACATTTTCGCCATAGGAAGTACTGGAAAACATACTCAGTTGAATCCCAGCACGCACATCCAACCGCGCCGCCATGTGGGACGACGAAGACAACAATCCATAtggctcctttgcccgcCATGATTCCACCGACATACCCGGTATAGCCTCACCGGCTGCCCGTAAGGTTTTCAAGTGCTGTTTAGAGTTATGTAGTCGCCAGCTGACTCTTACCAAGTTCCATACCGTCCCGCGACTCCGCCGTCGGAGGCAGCATCTTCCCCCGCAGAGTCGCCAGAATATGTCTCCCAGCGGGACATGAGTGACGTCGACTACAACGAAGACAGAGGTGATTCCAAGGCGCCAAAAAAGGGTGGTTACGATGCGCGCGTAGAGCAATGGCTATACGAGCACCCTGACCAACTGGTGTTGATTACGAGCGCGGGCAAGGATGGCGTCAACTACATACAGTACACTATCAATTGTGGTGTATGTTGACCTGATGCAACAATATAGCACTCACTAATAGGCGACAGGGTCTAGAAGTAAAGCGCCGATACTCCGAGTTCGCTTCGTTGCGTACCGAACTGGTCAGATTGCACCCAACCCTAATTGTTCCTCCCATACCCGAGAAGCACACTATGGCCGACTACGCGGCGAAGCCCACAAAGGCAAAAGAAGATGCTGGTATTATTGAGTTGCGGAAGCGCATGTTGGCCGTATTCTTGAATCGGTGCCGGAAGATGAAGGACATATTAGAAGACGGTGTATTCTGGAGGTTCCTTGACCCATATACAAGTTGGGTATGCTTCTTTAGTTTTGAAGCTGTTTCCTTATTCAGCTAACACGCTCCTCCAGGCCGACGTACTCAACAGCCCACCCATCTCCAACATTCCCAAGCAAATCCTCAAGGCGCCCCCGCTCGATACTGCAAACCCTTCACAAGCACACAGCTACCTTCCGGTGCCTTCCTCTTCGGCAAAACTCAAGTCTGGCGGCGCCACGTCTAGTTCAGGCACACCAGTGTCACCAGCGAACAATGCCGCAATGCCTTCCGCAGCGGCGCACACGACACCAGGCCCCGCAATCTTTGGTCGCTTTCCGCCCGAGACGCGTGACATGTCAGAGGAAGAGCTAGACCCATACTTTGTCAGTTTTGAGAACTCGTCCAAAGACCTGGAGCACCTACTACAAGGCCCTATGGAGAAGGTTAATAGGCGGTTATTGATGCATCTCGGGAACTGGGGAGAGGACATGGCAGATCTGGGTGCTCGTTTCAACGCCTTTTCGCTATCAGAACAGACACAGACACTTGCTGCTGCCATAGAAAAGACCGGGCAAGCCGTCGATTCCACGTACATTGCGACTACCGAACTATCTTCCTCGCTCAGCGCAAGCTTCTCCGAACCTATGCGCGAGAGTGCACAATTCGCCGGCGTCGTACGGTCCGTCCTCAGATACCGGGTTCTAAAACGCATACAAGAAGACATGACAAAGGACGAACTGGAGAAGAAGCGCAACCTCCTCGAGTCCCTTGAACGTAGCGAAGCGGAATCAAAGCGTCTGGAACAGCATCTCAGCGGCGTGAGCCAGATGCCTCCTCCGCGGAATCGCTCAGCGTCAAACAGCTCACAGCGCAGTAGTACAGAGTCAGACGGACGACAAGACGAGGACAGGGCATCAATTGATTCAGACTTCCCACCCACACATGGCGAAACCCCGTCAAGCGCTCAAGGTGCGCCTAGTAATCATTCGCCACCTAGTACACTGCATAAGAAGACGGCGAGTGGGAACTTTGTCACGAATAAGCTTTTTGGGTCCATTACGCACGCTTTCAGGGGTATGGCGGATGTTGATCCTGAGAAGACGCGGAGGGATCAGATTGGCAAAACCAGAGACAGTATGGTACAGGTATGCAATATACATGCTGAACGAGTGATGAAAGTGCTAACCATGGCTAGCTTGAACAAGCATTAACCGTGGCGGAGAAGGACACAAAGGACGCGAGTTCGGGTGTGCTAAAAGACTTGCGGAGATTCCAAAACGAAAAGGAAGATGACCTGCGGCGGTACATGGTAAGTCAGGCGTGTATCTTGCATGGTGGGAAATTGTACTGATCAAGTTTCGTAGATGGAGTTCGCACAGTGTCACATTGACTGGGCAAAACGGAACAAGGCGGCTTGGGAAGAAGCAAAAACCGAAGTGGAAAATATTGTTGCTCAGCCTACGGAAGAATACCCGGGGAGGCCCGAAGACTTTGACGCGAGGGATTGAGTAGGCTAGGCTGAGTGGGGTTGGTAATGGATGGTATGGGTGGCAGCGCTTGTTATGCGGTCATTGACTAGGCCGTTGGTTATTGTTTGATTGGCGAAAGCTGGCCGTCAAAGACGGCGACGGCTGCTGGATTACTCCATGGATAAGCTTATACTAGGAAATAAGCGCTTTGTATCATGTAAAGAGGCGACTTACATTCTCATACATGTCCAAAAGCTCGCGCCGTGCTCTGAATCATACTATACAAATAACATGACCATATGACTTAGTCCTTGGTAACCATGCATGCCCGCCTTATAACTTAACAAAACCATGTATCCTACCAAGTAACATGACCATGTGACTCAGTCCCTAGTAACCATGCACTCCCGCCATATAATTGAGAGAACCATATATCCTACCATGCAATCCGTTGCTAATGCTCAACCCTTACTCCTATGCCGTAAGCGCACTACTCAAACCCAATATGCCCATGCCTGCAAACGCCGAAATAAAGCACAACTTCCGACTCGTGGTCAATTCCAGACTCTCGCCCAGCAACTGCAAGCTGACCATTGTCATAATACCTGCCGTCGCCGCAAACATGCATCCATACACCACATCCATACCACCCTCCTCCTGTCTTTCCTTACCCTGTACCTTGAACCACAATGCGGCAACGGCTGCGCCCAGTGGCTGACTCACGCCACCGAGAACCGCTGAGATGAGCATAGCTTTCCAACGGGAGTTGATGGCTAGATAGAGGGGTAGAGCGAGTGCAAAGCCCTCGGTGATGTTATGAATGAAGAGAGCGAGGAAGATGGAGAAGCCAAGCGTGGGGTTTGCGTGGTTGGTAGCATATGTAATGAATCCTTCGGGAATCTTGTGCAGCGCGATGGCGGTGCTAGTTTGGAGACCAAGCGAGAGGAATACATTTGTTGGAAcatggtggtggtgttgcGAGGCTTCGAGGCCGTGATGATGGTGCGAGTGCGAGTGAGACGATGATGCGAAAGAAGAGGCTGAAGAGCTACGACTATGTTTCTGTCTTCCACTCGCATGTGCATGGCCGTTTGCAACAGCGGATTCGTCTGTGGGAGAAGTATCCAAGGTTGCAGGGACGGACTTGGAAGGAATCAAGGGCGAGGATTCGTCTACGTCCTCTAGTGCGGATACACGACGATCGGTGGGCACGTGAAGTGTCTGACTTCTACTCATACCGGAAGGTGTAGCTGCGTTGAGGCTGGCGAGGGATTTCCGGCTTTGCAAGCGTGCAGGGCGAATCTCGCATAGGTCTCCATAGCATTGGCTGTCATCGTTGTCGCATGGCTTTTCAGCCCGAGTCACAAGTTGGGTCATTTTGGATGAGATGGTTTGATGAAATGAGGGTCTGCGGGAAGGGGTAGCAGATGCGGCGGTTTCGCTATTTGTACCGTACGAGGGGTGCTCGTGATGATGTTCAGCTTGCGGCAGTGAATGTTGGTGCTCTAACATGGGTTGATGGGCGTGCGTGTGCTCATTTCCAACTTCTCCGTGCTCTTCATCGCCATGCTCGTCATTGCAGTCCACAACTGAATGCGGAATGTACTTGTGCAGTATACCCGATAGGACATAGATGCCGAGAGCACCAAGCAGAAAGCATCCAATCATGGCTAGTATTGCATTCCTCGGTGTCATGTCGGCTTTTATCAGATAGTTCTTTGCAGATGGCAGCATACTGTACAGCGATGAGAATATCTATCCAAAGTTAGCGATGATATCTTACAGCTAAGCGAGGGTCATTTCTACCATGACACCAAAAGACAGACTTAGGCCCGTTGACAAGAACGCATTACTGTTCTCAATCTTGAAGTTCTTCTTCCCGGGGAACAAGCGAACAACAACGTCGACACATATTATTGATGCTACATGACGAATCAGCCTTCCAAGCGTTCGAACAGAGACGTCCCTTGGCCCAGTCGATCGCCGGTACCAGCGGGATCGGTTTCTCACCTCCAAACGTGCATGCTGCATCACGCGTTAGCTTTAAATGTCCATTTCGCGGATATGCCGCTTTCTGCGCGGAAGAACATACCTATGCCGCTGACCGCCGTCATAATCCACCCGCGCGTATCATTATCGAGAACCATGTCTCTTTCCTGCGCAGGGCTGGCAGGTACGTATTCTACTCAATAATGACGTCGTATACTGCCAACTTGTGCCGAATCTCAAAGGAACCAAAACTAGGTGGGTGCAAAGGGGAATCAGGGGGTGATAGAGTCGTTAAAAAATGAATAAGTTTAAGATATACAAAGAAGATGGGCAGGTGAGGCGTTTCTTCGCACCGTGTTGGCTCCTAGCAGGAATGGTTTCGGGTTAGTGGCTTGGCGGTATAGGGCTGAAATACGCGTGGCGTCATTGGCTGGAACTCGAGGGATCAGGGAAGCGAGACGCTGCTGTGTGAGACGAGGGTGATGTTTTTATAAGCTTTGGGCATTACCTTTGCGCGCTGAGGACGGGTTCTGTCGGTTCAACCAGAGGTGGCAGCAGAAGCATACGGACAACTCCGATCACATCAGAAGGGCGGGTTGGTGGCGGTGTGCTGGTACACTTGACGCATGACATGTGTCAAAAGTTACATAGATAATCGCAGTCGTTATACACTATTTTGGCGCCATAAAACCGGTCACGCGAGACGGGTGAAGGAAACTAACTACTGTCCGTCGGTGAACACACATCAAGCTCTAAAACGGCAAAAATCCTCAAGCGGGTTTGACGGACACGCACACTGCGGTCAAGTCTCGCAACAGAAAACTCCATGGTAAAAAAATGCCCAAGGGGAGCAAACTCCGTATGCCGTACAAGTCCCGCTATGCATAAATAAGAAAACTCTAGGTGCAGAAATGGCCGAGAAATGAAAATGGTCGTCAATGGCCGGGTGGAGAAATCAGTACATGGGGGGTCTGGGTATAATAATCTTGCTCCAAGCTCCAGGGCCATGTTCGGGCTTCTCGTTGATGACAAGAAGGTTGGGGGATGTGCAGAAGCCACCCGGTTCCGCAGTTCGCGTCCGCTCAATATAATGGCCCGAGAGATCCGCTTCTGTGGCGTTCTTGGCAAAGGCGGCAACTGGATGGTCATAGACCCACACCTGCTCATTTACAACCTCGCCTGGCTCTTCAGCCCACCGTGACTGCTTCTCGGGAAAGCCGACAAAGTAGTTGAGAATGTCGTGGATTGGGGCGTATAGGCGTTCTGGCCGACGG is a window from the Pyrenophora tritici-repentis strain M4 chromosome 7, whole genome shotgun sequence genome containing:
- a CDS encoding Phox proteiny (PX) domain protein; this translates as MWDDEDNNPYGSFARHDSTDIPGIASPAALPYRPATPPSEAASSPAESPEYVSQRDMSDVDYNEDRGDSKAPKKGGYDARVEQWLYEHPDQLVLITSAGKDGVNYIQYTINCGGLEVKRRYSEFASLRTELVRLHPTLIVPPIPEKHTMADYAAKPTKAKEDAGIIELRKRMLAVFLNRCRKMKDILEDGVFWRFLDPYTSWADVLNSPPISNIPKQILKAPPLDTANPSQAHSYLPVPSSSAKLKSGGATSSSGTPVSPANNAAMPSAAAHTTPGPAIFGRFPPETRDMSEEELDPYFVSFENSSKDLEHLLQGPMEKVNRRLLMHLGNWGEDMADLGARFNAFSLSEQTQTLAAAIEKTGQAVDSTYIATTELSSSLSASFSEPMRESAQFAGVVRSVLRYRVLKRIQEDMTKDELEKKRNLLESLERSEAESKRLEQHLSGVSQMPPPRNRSASNSSQRSSTESDGRQDEDRASIDSDFPPTHGETPSSAQGAPSNHSPPSTLHKKTASGNFVTNKLFGSITHAFRGMADVDPEKTRRDQIGKTRDSMVQLEQALTVAEKDTKDASSGVLKDLRRFQNEKEDDLRRYMMEFAQCHIDWAKRNKAAWEEAKTEVENIVAQPTEEYPGRPEDFDARD
- a CDS encoding divalent heavy-metal cations transporter, giving the protein MVLDNDTRGWIMTAVSGIACTFGGEKPIPLVPAIDWAKGRLSSIICVDVVVRLFPGKKNFKIENSNAFLSTGLSLSFGVMIFSSLYSMLPSAKNYLIKADMTPRNAILAMIGCFLLGALGIYVLSGILHKYIPHSVVDCNDEHGDEEHGEVGNEHTHAHQPMLEHQHSLPQAEHHHEHPSYGTNSETAASATPSRRPSFHQTISSKMTQLVTRAEKPCDNDDSQCYGDLCEIRPARLQSRKSLASLNAATPSGMSRSQTLHVPTDRRVSALEDVDESSPLIPSKSVPATLDTSPTDESAVANGHAHASGRQKHSRSSSASSFASSSHSHSHHHHGLEASQHHHHVPTNVFLSLGLQTSTAIALHKIPEGFITYATNHANPTLGFSIFLALFIHNITEGFALALPLYLAINSRWKAMLISAVLGGVSQPLGAAVAALWFKVQGKERQEEGGMDVVYGCMFAATAGIMTMVSLQLLGESLELTTSRKLCFISAFAGMGILGLSSALTA